The following coding sequences lie in one Loxodonta africana isolate mLoxAfr1 chromosome X, mLoxAfr1.hap2, whole genome shotgun sequence genomic window:
- the LOC111752786 gene encoding large ribosomal subunit protein eL37-like: MPLKGDDQAHGMSRNHDILRMDTFLSLHRSETTKGMPSFRKRCSKMHTLSQQYGSKAWHLQKSTCGKCGCPFKLKRKYNWRTNAKRRDTTGTGHMRHLKIVYHRFRQRFSDGTTPTPKRATVAASSLS, from the coding sequence ATGCCACTCAAAGGGGATGACCAGGCTCATGGAATGTCTAGGAACCATGACATATTAAGAATGGATACCTTTTTGTCTCTCCACAGAAGTGAAACGACGAAGGGAATGCCATCGTTTAGAAAGCGTTGCAGTAAGATGCACACATTGAGCCAACAATATGGCTCTAAGGCCTGGCACCTTCAGAAGTCAACCTGTGGCAAATGTGGTTGCCCATTCAAGCTTAAGAGAAAGTATAACTGGAGGACCAATGCTAAAAGAAGAGATACCACTGGTACCGGTCACATGAGACATCTAAAAATTGTATACCACAGATTCAGGCAGAGGTTCTCTGATGGAACAACCCCTACACCCAAGAGGGCAACTGTTGCAGCATCCAGTTTATCTTAA